The following DNA comes from Magnolia sinica isolate HGM2019 chromosome 18, MsV1, whole genome shotgun sequence.
gacgtcaccaagttccgtgggccccaccatgatgtatgttttgtatccacaccgtccatccatttggagagaacattttatgccattagcctaagaatgactaagattcaaagctccaatggaccccaccacagaaagtagtagagagagtgacgcccaccattaaaaacttctgagggccacaaaagttttcgattaagctgatatatttttttcccttttataatGCCTTTTTAAACTTATTAacgggtcggatctcaaataaacatcacggtggaccttatgaaggtttcaacggtgtatgtcactttctccactgttttctgtagtggggtccattacagaattttatctccctcgttatttgactcatgtcctaaaatgatctctccaaatggatggaccgtgtggatataacacattcttcatggtgggacccacgtaacttggtgacatcacttcagtagcgatctcgctactcaacctgtcagtagctaatccgcgtccgagaaaAAAGACTCGAACGACCTTTGGTTTTCAAACAGAGAGGGTTCCGAAAACCAAAACCCTAAAATATCTCCCAAATCTCTTCGGATGTCTCcggatttctctccaaaatcggAGATGTTATTTGCGGTAATCTAGGAATGGCGCTtcaattcgaatggcccaccaaatggaagcttccgatcatggcgatctcttctacaggtaccgaaatccaccctctatttttttttcccgATTTTTTCGGATGATGATGTCGATGTCCaacaataatggagaggaaatcgcgtgatatcgtcaaaatatcgtgcgatatcgaatgatatatcggccgatatctggattttgagttttttggtatcttccgagGGTTATCGTGACTGTATCGTCTCGCAagggtgcgataacgataatatcggccgatatatcggccgatagtatcgatatttcgaacactggttacaacaagatttcaagattacaagtacaagactacaagttacaacaagatttgaagttgggaacctcttttagatttgttagttgttacatttgtaattttacttttatttgtgtatctctctctctctctctctctctctctctctacaagtgtaagtgtgtaactcaactctctctctttttctcattttcttttccctctttttctccctttctacaagtgtaagtgtaactcaactctctctctccctcttcttctccctttctacaagtgtaagtgtaactcaactctctctctccctcttcttctccctttctagtttctacaagtgtaagtgtgtaactctctctctctctctctctctctctctctctctctctctccctccctagtctttactcttacttactctcttagtctcttagatctacttctttcttacttcttagttcttTTTCTTATACTTCTTAGTTTCttactttacttttctttttatttgtagtttactttctagtttctagttagtagctagctagttactttttagtgctaataatacacacacactaccactatccaccatcataatgtcttcttctcaatcttcctctttgaagcccaagttgaatgacccgggttggaagtatAGGCACTACCGTAGTGCTACCAAAAAGACTCATAcggtatgtgagttatgtgggtttgtaagttccggtggcattgcaaggcacaagcaacaccttgcacatttaccagggtcaaatgcaaaagcatgcgacaaaattactccagaaatccgaagggagatcgtggagtatatggaaaaacaatcaagaaagaaatgcgatagtgccctacgtcaagaggaatatatggaacaagatgcatataaagaaataaatgtagttaatgtagatgaagctagtctcactccccctacttcaacaggccggtctagaccataagtacaaccatcgaaaagagcccgagggcatgggcccatagatagatggtgtagaccacatccCGAGGATATGGTCGACCAAAGGGGTAGAGGGAAAGGGCcgactcaaacaactttagagaaccggtataaacaaaatGATAGAaaaaccacaattcaatatattgctaagtggttttaccaaactgGCATTGCTTTCAACACCGTTAAATCGAAAAGCTTCAAGGTAATgattgaggctataggtcaatttggacctgggcttaaacctccttcatatcatgaaatgagggagacctgcctaaaaactgaagttgaatatacaaATCCTTCATAGCTGAATATAGGGAATCATGGAAAATATATGGTTGCTCACTAATGGTCGATGGATGGATCGATAGATCCGGTGGGTCTCTCATtaaatttttggtaaattgtccagctgggacaatgttcttgaagtcagtGGATGCGTCGGACCATTCACACACAGGAGAATATTTGTTTTAacttactagatagtgtagttgaagaaatagtTGAGGACTGTTGTACAAGTGATTACAAATAACGCAGTCTCGTATGTAATGGTCGGTCGTCTTCTTATAAAGAAGAGGCGACGTTTATTTTGGTCcccctgtgcggcccattgtattgatcttatgttagaagatataggtagattatttataaacgtgattgcaagggctaggagaatcacggtctttatgtacaaacacgcccttcttctcagtcgaatgagaaaacacattgagggtaacttgctacgtccagtAGTCACTcgtttcgctacagcctttttaaTACTACAAAgctacatgcaaagaaatcagaacttaTAAGCATTGTAGTGTCGGccaattttacaagtgggccttagtcAAAGAAGGCTGACGGGAAAcgggttcaacaaacaattctttctcaaagtttttggactcAGGTGGTAAAGGTACTAAAATCATCCGAGCTCTTAGTCtctgtgttgcgattggtggacgaGGATGAGAAGCccgcaatgggctacatatatgatgcgatggagagggcgaaaaataagatcatggaccattttaactatagagaccgtgattacaggccaattttagatattatagatagaagatggggcagccaaatgtcatccccattgtattcggctgcttacatccttaacccagcctgtttattcGTTTCTGCTGATCTAgcagaagcactaactatgcatatggttggatttattgatgtcttggaaagaatgattccagatagaggagaacaggacaagatctcaactttgctaGACTTTTACACAAAAAGTgaagggatatcgtaataagacatcggacaatgaaattacccagtaagtacttcTATGAATGAATATTACTATGTTAGTGTAGGCATGTCAACTGTGTACTGAACTCTTACAaaaagtttttctacaaagtATCTCTAAGAGATCTAACGATTCTAACAtatacttaaactgtttttctcagctgactggtgggctgcctatggagtggacccgaacaaGAAGGATCCAACTCTAAAGAAGCTAgctatgaagattcttggactcacgtgttctgccagtggttgtgagcgcaattggagcacgttcgagTCGGTAAGTAAaagtttagactgtttagtaattgttttgtttttttgtaaactttaattttttttgtggcctaagctaaattaattacctaaatagctaatgtcaaatgcgctttctttcttgcagattcataccaagaaaaggaatcgccttgagcaaaaaaagctcaacgacttggttttcgttcaatacaatcaaaaattgcgagaacgattccaaagTAGGAAAAAAAAGCCCAGCTTCTTTGACcatatctgcttagatgagttggatgcaaataacgagtggctcgtagagacgaaggacccggtatttgctggagaggatctgacatgggcacaagttgaagatgctGAATATGGATTgacacctggtgaaggtagtagtaccactcgaaggcgaaggacGGGGGGGAGCCAgggggcgagtagtagccgtcaacccgttgatgagattgaggagattgaagaaggagaaggtgataatgatgatcaaattgaagatcatctaccattggatgttgatgaagtattagtacgtacagatgacgaagaaacggaagaagaagtgtatgtggaagaaggagatgactcgaatgatgatgatgatgatagtggtGGTAGTGGTGGACTTGGTGGTGATGTGCCACAATGGatgctagatcaatgtatatcatgattattgattaatgattagataaataataaatacataacttcttaattttgtttaatggttgtcttgtctcataagtctaagtgtgttgatgttgtcGATTGTttgttgataacttgatattgaatcattgataacttgatatattatgtattgtatttgtatcactatcatgtatgtgtagtgttgaatgttgaatatggatatttgatatttgatatttcatatttgttattgTTATTTGTTAAATGTAAGTATGTAACTACTAGTACTAAttaaaatgttaattgttaatgttaagatcatttaagaagttaactatattgtaatttgtaaattacTAAATTGTAAATGTATGATGCATGTATCATGCATGGAgtatggttttattttttttacttaaattaaatgtatttcatgtcccaatgacatataataatttattttgatttttctgatttttttttaattttttctgatttttctgatttttttttaattttttgaaaaaatgcggaaaaaataaaataaaatatgcgaccgcatatgcaattgtgtgatcgcatatgctatttgacaacattgggcCTATGATGACTCATGACTCAACTCAAGCCACATTCCCCTGAGGGTTGTATAATATTCTCCAAGAGACTTACTCCCCCACCAATGATTAGCCATCTCACTTGTTAACTGAAACATCCTTGCCACAATACTTTTtcttaggggaaaaaaaaaaacacattgcaATGGCATCCAAATCTCCATGGCTGTTTCATAATACATAATGTTCTTCCAGTCTCGGGCTTCATAGGATGCAGTAATCATGAGATCACAACCATATTATCAGCTACTTCCCAGTCAACATAAGTTGGATCAAGGTTTCAGTCTTCCCATCTATAAAACCCAGCTTCTTCCTTCCGCCAATAAACATCCAGGCGGACAGACCACTCCAAATAATTCTTCCCATCAAACTTGTGGTTGCTTGTCATTTATCACTAGTCACAAAAGGATTAAGGCCCTTTGTACTTGACATAACATTCAAAGAGGACCTATCAATCAAAGACCTATGCCTTTCCATTGTAAACAACCACCCAACATGAGAGAAAAAAACAGTAACAGCAGTGTGTACCATGTCCACACTAGACCCACAATCAAAAGCAGCTTAGCTGGACCGCACTCGAGCTACCACATCAATAAGTGGTACATACCCACATGCAGTGAAGCCTCAAGGAGGCTcgagagccaaaaaaaaaaaaaaacttattcacaTTACCCTAGAACAGCAAACAGCATCAATCTGAACCAAAAGtcctataataaaaaaatatttaaaagaagttgaaaaaagcCCCTAAACAGTAAAActagagggaaaaaaaatcatcacCAAATCTTCAATACTCAATGAATATTCACGATTCCACTTCCCAAAGGTCTGAAATTATCAAACAGACCATATATGAACAGCTGATGCCTGCAAAAAATCCCAATTTGATCTGTAAAAGCAAGAAACTGAAAACAGATTTTTCTGGAATTTTTCTCTATTTCAGAAACCAATAAAACTACcccaaaaatcttgaaaaaaaaaatcatcaatgttCTGCTGAGATGTAGATATTTTGGAAAATGTACTTTTTCCTCAAAAGCCCATTAGTAGGTGCCAACGTCAGCCATACAGCATGCTAGCATCAGCAACGGTCCCCAAAAAATGTTGACTTCTCTCTGCTGCTATAAGTGGAATACCAAGTACAAAGATTTCTATGCCAACAAAAACTACcccaaaaatcttgaaaaaaatcaTCAATGTTCTGCTGAGATGTAGAGTGCTTTTTCCTCAAAACCCCATCAGTGCAGGTGCCAACGTCAGACATATACAGCATGCTAGCATCAGCAACGGTCTCCAaaaaagtcaacttctctctgcTGCTACGAGTGTAATACCAAGTACAAAGATATCTGTGCCCAAAACTACcccaaaaatcttgaaaaaatCATCAATGTTCTGCTGAGATGTAGATATATTGGAAGAATGTATTTTGCCTCAAAACCCCATCAGCACAGGTGCTAACGTCGCCCATACAGCATGCTAGCGTCAGCAGCGGTCACCAAAAAATGTCAACTTCTCTCTGCTGCTACAAGTGTAATACCAAGTAGAAAGATATATATGCCAatcttgagggggagtgttgagaCATGagattttaagggtttatatgtAACTTTAATATTTTAGGGTGTTATTGTCATTTTGTTAGAAGTCTTATAAA
Coding sequences within:
- the LOC131232482 gene encoding uncharacterized protein LOC131232482, whose protein sequence is MKLPTDWWAAYGVDPNKKDPTLKKLAMKILGLTCSASGCERNWSTFESIHTKKRNRLEQKKLNDLVFVQYNQKLRERFQSRKKKPSFFDHICLDELDANNEWLVETKDPVFAGEDLTWAQVEDAEYGLTPGEGSSTTRRRRTGGSQGASSSRQPVDEIEEIEEGEGDNDDQIEDHLPLDVDEVLVRTDDEETEEEVYVEEGDDSNDDDDDSGGSGGLGGDVPQWMLDQCIS